A stretch of Zootoca vivipara chromosome 13, rZooViv1.1, whole genome shotgun sequence DNA encodes these proteins:
- the LOC118094527 gene encoding olfactory receptor 6F1-like, with the protein MTMAEWRNQTIITELILQGFGDFQDLQIVLFILFLTIYILTMTGNILIVGLVVTNHNLHTPMYFFLANLSCLETFYTSTILPKVLVSSLTADRAISIPGCITQFYFFSSLIVTECSLLAMMSYDRYIAICKPLHYATLMNNRLCLLMAAGSWINGFLAMSIMMYPMTRLTFCGPNEIEHFFCDFTPVARIACTEAQKFELMGFIFSVIYILPPFLLTLTSYMFIITTILRIPSATGRKKAFSTCSSHLAVVTIYYGTLIIVYVLPNTENMRKLNKVFSAFYTILTPLVNPLIYSLRNREVKESFRKSVGRLTRSLMPQKIQNNVFKIG; encoded by the coding sequence ATGACAATGGCAGAATGGAGAAATCAAACCATCATCACAGAATTGATTCTGCAGGGATTTGGGGATTTTCAAGACCTACAGATTGTCCTCTTCATCTTGTTTCTAACTATATACATCCTTACAATGACAGGGAACATCCTCATTGTTGGATTAGTTGTGACAAACCACAACCTCCATACTCCTATGTACTTTTTCCTGGCAAACCTGTCTTGCTTGGAGACCTTCTACACTTCAACCATCTTGCCCAAGGTCCTTGTCAGTTCCCTGACTGCAGACAGAGCTATTTCCATCCCTGGCTGCATCACACAATTCTATTTCTTTAGTTCTCTGATAGTTACTGAATGCAGTCTCCTAGCTATGATGTCTTACGACAGATACATAGCAATATGTAAGCCCCTGCATTATGCAACCCTAATGAACAACAGGCTCTGCCTTCTCATGGCAGCTGGGTCTTGGATTAATGGGTTTCTAGCAATGTCAATAATGATGTACCCAATGACAAGGTTGACGTTCTGTGGCCCCAATGAAATTGAACATTTCTTTTGTGACTTTACCCCAGTAGCAAGAATTGCTTGCACTGAAGCACAAAAATTTGAATTGATGGGTTTCATATTTTCAGTCATTTACATCCTTCCCCCTTTTCTATTGACTTTGACATCATATATGTTCATCATCACCACTATTTTGAGAATCCCATCTGCGACTGGAAGGAAAAAGGCCTTCTCCACATGCTCATCTCACCTAGCCGTGGTTACAATTTATTATGGCACCCTAATCATAGTCTACGTGCTGCCCAATACAGAAAATATGAGAAAGCTAAACAAAGTCTTCTCTGCTTTTTATACCATTCTGACCCCTCTGGTCAATCCACTGATATACAGTCTCAGGAACAGAGAAGTGAAGGAGTCTTTTAGGAAGTCTGTTGGCAGACTGACTCGTAGCTTAATGCCCCagaaaatccaaaacaatgtttttaaaataggGTGA
- the LOC132593123 gene encoding olfactory receptor 2D2-like codes for MRRQNWTSVNEFILLGFTTHPTLQQVLLVLCLAVALATMFGNSLIIYLVWVDSRLHTAMYFFIGNLSFLDMLFTVITVPQMLVHLVSGINIITFNRCMAQLNLTLSCGMTECFILAFMAYDRYVAICRPLRYPTIMRMQMCMKMAGICWVSAFINAAALTAITVSFPFCGPNQINHFYCELPAMLKLACMDTYLAEVVIFALSVIVLMLPFTFIVISYIHIARVVISMHSAKGRQRAFSTCATHLTVVTLFYSTIGFTYLQPRSNRVADQEKRASVFYALVSPMLNPIIYSLRNKDVKGALAKAMGKVS; via the coding sequence ATGCGGAGACAGAATTGGACATCAGTGAATGAATTCATTCTTCTTGGCTTCACCACTCACCCCACATTGCAGCAAGTCCTCTTGGTGCTCTGCTTGGCTGTAGCTTTGGCTACCATGTTTGGAAACAGCCTCATCATCTATTTGGTGTGGGTTGACTCACGCCTACACACAGCCATGTACTTTTTCATTGGTAACCTCTCTTTTCTGGACATGCTCTTCACAGTGATAACTGTCCCTCAAATGCTTGTCCACCTGGTCTCTGGGATAAATATCATTACCTTCAACAGATGCATGGCCCAACTCAACTTGACTCTGTCCTGTGGGATGACTGAGTGCTTCATCCTGGCTTTCATGGCATATGACCGCTATGTAGCCATATGTCGCCCTTTGAGATACCCCACTATCATGAGAATGCAAATGTGCATGAAGATGGCAGGGATCTGCTGGGTCAGTGCCTTCATCAATGCTGCAGCACTGACAGCCATCACAGTAAGCTTCCCTTTCTGTGGACCCAACCAGATCAATCATTTCTATTGTGAGTTGCCGGCCATGCTTAAGTTGGCCTGCATGGACACCTATTTGGCAGAGGTCGTAATATTTGCCCTGAGTGTAATTGTGCTCATGTTGCCTTTCACCTTCATAGTGATCTCCTACATCCACATTGCCAGGGTGGTGATCAGCATGCATTCAGCAAAGGGACGGCAACGAGCTTTCTCCACCTGTGCTACCCACCTCACTGTTGTCACATTGTTCTACAGCACCATTGGCTTCACTTACTTGCAGCCCCGGTCCAACCGTGTGGCTGACCAGGAAAAGAGAGCCTCAGTTTTCTATGCTCTGGTCTCCCCCATGCTGAACCCAATCATTTATAGTCTGAGAAATAAGGACGTTAAGGGAGCTTTGGCCAAAGCAATGGGGAAAGTCAGCTGA